The Kroppenstedtia pulmonis genome has a segment encoding these proteins:
- a CDS encoding UDP-N-acetylmuramoyl-tripeptide--D-alanyl-D-alanine ligase, whose translation MFPIRLGQLANLVGGKLVRGQPRTSIQHVVYGSTKYLKPGVVLFLKSSQSLPYRLQELKSKQSAGVVASSNVAHLIPHHHPLILVSSPDHAIWKLTSWQRNQSKALFIGITGSAGKTSTKEMTASILSQKYRVMKSYANNNIFACIPGNFMRLSPIHQVAVLEMGMASLGNIRKQCLYARPSIGVITNVGEAHIGSLGNSLNNVARAKQELINGLRPGGTLILNADDPGSKRLKTKGFRGKIITFGINRPATIRGKKVRFCQDGMRFEVEGCTYHIPTWGKHNVYNALASIAVGKQLGISIANIQKGLRTFPVPYMRLQPLKGVNGYTLINDAYNANPTSMIAGLQVLKQVAKQRYSVAVLGDMNELGTWSSSGHRKVGAVVAHLKPSRLITVGTQAATIAHSAITHGFPSRSVQSFSRLAPVSAYIRKTVPQGSVIYFKASRKLTLEKAVKPLRGRGSIG comes from the coding sequence TTGTTTCCGATTCGATTAGGACAGTTAGCAAATTTAGTTGGAGGAAAGTTGGTACGCGGACAGCCACGAACTTCAATTCAACACGTTGTTTATGGAAGTACGAAATATTTGAAACCCGGCGTTGTTCTGTTTTTAAAGTCTTCTCAATCCCTTCCATATCGACTGCAGGAATTAAAAAGTAAACAAAGTGCTGGTGTTGTAGCCTCTTCGAATGTGGCACATTTAATTCCACACCATCACCCGTTGATTCTTGTATCCAGTCCGGATCATGCCATTTGGAAATTGACAAGCTGGCAACGAAATCAATCAAAGGCCTTGTTTATCGGTATCACGGGCAGTGCGGGAAAAACCTCCACAAAAGAGATGACGGCCTCCATTCTCTCTCAAAAATATCGAGTCATGAAATCCTATGCCAACAATAACATCTTTGCGTGTATTCCTGGAAATTTCATGCGTCTGAGTCCCATTCACCAGGTTGCTGTTTTAGAAATGGGCATGGCCAGTCTTGGCAATATCCGTAAGCAATGTCTGTACGCCCGTCCTTCAATCGGTGTGATTACCAATGTTGGAGAAGCTCATATAGGCAGTCTAGGAAACTCGCTGAATAATGTAGCACGGGCCAAACAAGAATTGATCAATGGTCTTCGTCCTGGTGGCACACTGATACTCAATGCGGATGATCCCGGAAGTAAACGTTTGAAAACGAAAGGTTTCAGGGGAAAGATCATTACCTTCGGTATCAACCGACCGGCAACCATTCGAGGAAAAAAAGTACGTTTTTGTCAAGATGGCATGAGGTTCGAAGTCGAGGGCTGCACTTATCATATCCCTACATGGGGAAAGCACAATGTCTACAACGCCTTGGCATCCATCGCTGTCGGGAAGCAATTAGGTATTTCCATTGCGAATATACAGAAAGGACTTCGTACTTTTCCGGTTCCCTATATGAGGTTACAACCACTTAAGGGTGTTAACGGATATACCCTGATCAATGATGCCTATAACGCTAATCCAACTTCGATGATCGCCGGATTACAGGTTTTAAAGCAGGTGGCCAAACAGCGATACAGTGTCGCTGTTTTGGGAGATATGAATGAATTGGGTACCTGGTCCTCTTCCGGCCACCGGAAGGTGGGTGCAGTCGTCGCCCATTTAAAACCAAGCCGACTTATTACAGTGGGTACCCAAGCGGCAACGATTGCACATTCAGCGATTACCCATGGATTTCCTTCTCGTTCTGTCCAATCTTTTTCCCGTTTGGCTCCAGTGTCGGCCTATATCCGAAAAACCGTTCCCCAGGGCTCCGTTATTTATTTCAAAGCTTCACGTAAACTCACCTTGGAAAAAGCAGTAAAGCCTTTGCGGGGTAGAGGGAGCATCGGCTAA
- a CDS encoding site-specific integrase, translating into MVAVYLFESSWKKKYTDRGIRKILKKYSDQAGMAQSISPHKLRHFLLTWLKKQGIDDALIQPYSGHASRKSLEVYSKLTITDAQDEYERVIPEFPV; encoded by the coding sequence ATCGTCGCCGTTTACCTATTTGAATCGTCCTGGAAGAAAAAATATACCGACCGTGGCATTCGGAAAATCCTCAAGAAGTATTCCGATCAGGCTGGCATGGCCCAATCCATTTCACCGCATAAGTTGCGTCACTTTCTGCTAACATGGCTCAAGAAACAAGGCATTGACGATGCACTCATCCAGCCTTATTCTGGACATGCAAGCCGTAAATCCCTTGAGGTATATTCTAAATTGACCATTACCGATGCTCAGGATGAATATGAGCGTGTTATCCCTGAGTTCCCTGTATAA